From Bordetella flabilis, the proteins below share one genomic window:
- a CDS encoding DUF2442 domain-containing protein, translating into MNQQFLITHVAVIGPKRLKLTFADGYAAEVDLSGLIAKHPTLTPLHNRKVFAKVAIDEWRRGVIFGGDDNLSLASDNLRALALEQAGEYSHQHVIVWMYQNGLTLDDAARALGISRRMLAYYRSGEKPVPRSIGLAMLGWESLQHGRKAA; encoded by the coding sequence ATGAACCAACAATTCCTTATTACTCATGTCGCCGTCATTGGCCCCAAGCGGCTGAAGCTGACCTTCGCGGACGGCTACGCTGCCGAAGTTGACTTGTCTGGCTTGATTGCCAAGCATCCCACTTTGACCCCACTGCATAACCGCAAGGTGTTCGCCAAGGTCGCGATCGATGAATGGCGACGTGGCGTCATCTTCGGCGGGGACGACAACTTGAGCCTGGCGAGCGATAACTTGCGTGCGCTCGCACTGGAACAAGCCGGGGAGTACTCACATCAGCACGTCATCGTGTGGATGTATCAAAACGGCTTGACGCTAGACGATGCTGCCCGGGCGCTTGGTATCAGCCGCCGGATGCTGGCTTACTACCGCAGCGGCGAAAAGCCTGTGCCACGGTCTATCGGTCTCGCCATGTTGGGCTGGGAATCGCTACAGCACGGGCGCAAAGCCGCCTGA
- the lolB gene encoding lipoprotein insertase outer membrane protein LolB: MSLLRWRAAFAVALCLVLAACVTPARIAGNGSQGEFSRVGRFALTVTNDDGKQDAVQGGFSWLDDGSRYILDLTNPLGATQARVEGRPGAAVLNKSDGTRLQASDPDGLVEDAIGSRIPVSGLRDWLRGRLAPTPAPANVQRDESQRPVAFDQGGWQARLSRYDAQGPQVLVLERREPDRRIVLRLVVNPS, from the coding sequence GTGAGCCTGCTGCGCTGGCGCGCCGCCTTCGCGGTCGCGCTGTGCCTGGTGCTGGCTGCCTGCGTGACGCCTGCCCGTATCGCCGGCAACGGCTCGCAGGGCGAGTTCTCCCGGGTCGGGCGCTTCGCCTTGACCGTCACCAACGACGACGGCAAGCAGGACGCCGTACAGGGCGGATTCTCCTGGCTGGACGACGGCAGCCGCTACATCCTGGATCTGACCAATCCGCTCGGCGCGACGCAGGCGCGCGTGGAAGGTCGCCCCGGCGCGGCCGTGCTGAACAAATCCGACGGCACCCGCCTGCAGGCCAGCGATCCGGATGGCCTGGTCGAGGACGCCATCGGCAGCCGCATCCCGGTGTCGGGGCTGCGCGATTGGCTGCGCGGCCGCCTGGCCCCCACGCCGGCGCCCGCCAACGTCCAGCGCGACGAATCCCAACGTCCGGTGGCCTTCGACCAGGGCGGGTGGCAGGCACGCCTGTCGCGCTATGACGCTCAAGGTCCGCAGGTCCTCGTGCTGGAACGGCGCGAACCCGACCGCCGCATCGTGCTGCGGCTGGTCGTCAATCCTTCCTGA
- a CDS encoding formate/nitrite transporter family protein, translating to MSNDHAAGEHSPHLSQDERGQAADHSSPHAVVIHAIVREDGEAALERPTASLAWSGLAAGLSMGFSFLVMAVLESSLPAAPWRHLVASFGYCVGFVIVILGRQQLFTESTLTVVLPVLTHRTASTLMGAARVWIVVLLANIAGTAAFAALLTIPGVFEPEVVKALGTIAIRTIPEAFLPTVLRAVFAGWLIALMVWLLPNARSARLLTILLITYVVAISHLSHIIAGSVEAAYAVLERHATMHDYLFRFFVPTLIGNIIGGISLVAMVNHAAVRAEIEDREDKETAADRSKR from the coding sequence ATGTCAAACGACCACGCCGCCGGAGAGCATTCACCTCATCTGTCCCAGGACGAGCGCGGCCAGGCGGCCGACCACTCGTCGCCACACGCGGTTGTCATCCACGCAATCGTCCGCGAAGACGGCGAGGCGGCGCTGGAACGGCCGACGGCTTCGCTCGCATGGTCTGGCCTTGCTGCGGGCCTGTCGATGGGATTCTCCTTTCTCGTCATGGCGGTACTTGAGTCGAGCTTGCCCGCCGCACCGTGGCGCCATCTGGTCGCGAGCTTCGGCTACTGCGTGGGCTTCGTCATCGTCATCCTCGGCCGGCAGCAGCTCTTTACCGAAAGCACCCTGACGGTCGTATTGCCCGTGCTGACGCATCGCACCGCAAGCACGCTCATGGGAGCCGCGCGGGTATGGATCGTGGTGCTGCTGGCGAACATCGCCGGCACAGCAGCCTTCGCGGCCCTGCTGACCATACCGGGGGTATTCGAGCCGGAGGTCGTGAAAGCGCTGGGTACCATCGCTATCCGGACGATACCGGAAGCATTCCTGCCCACCGTGCTGCGCGCCGTGTTCGCCGGCTGGCTGATCGCCTTGATGGTGTGGCTACTGCCAAATGCGCGCTCGGCGCGCCTGTTGACGATATTGCTGATCACCTACGTCGTGGCGATCAGCCACCTGTCCCACATCATCGCGGGCTCCGTGGAGGCCGCCTATGCCGTACTGGAACGTCACGCCACCATGCACGACTACCTGTTCCGCTTTTTTGTTCCTACGCTCATCGGGAACATCATCGGCGGCATATCGCTGGTCGCCATGGTGAACCACGCGGCGGTCAGGGCGGAGATAGAGGACCGCGAAGACAAAGAAACCGCTGCGGACCGGAGCAAGCGATGA
- a CDS encoding ribose-phosphate pyrophosphokinase codes for MTKDSFMIFTGTANTRLAVDVANHLDMSLGKMTVGRFSDGEVMVEINENVRGKDVFVLQPTCAPTNDNLMEVMVMVDALRRASAGRITAAIPYFGYARQDRRPRSARVAISAKVVANMLQVAGVDRVLTMDLHADQIQGFFDIPVDNIYAGPILLGDLWRRNLSNLVVVSPDIGGVVRARALAKQLEADLAIIDKRRPRANVSEVMNIIGEVDGRTCVIMDDMVDTAGTLCKAAQALKERGAGAVYAYCTHPVLSGGAAERIEASELDELVVTDTIPLSEQARAVGKIRQLSCAGLLGETILRISNAESVSSLFAD; via the coding sequence ATGACAAAAGACAGTTTCATGATTTTCACCGGCACGGCGAATACGCGCCTGGCCGTCGACGTCGCCAATCATCTCGATATGTCGCTCGGGAAGATGACCGTTGGCCGTTTCTCCGACGGTGAAGTCATGGTGGAAATCAACGAAAACGTCCGCGGCAAGGACGTTTTCGTACTTCAGCCCACCTGTGCCCCCACCAATGACAACCTGATGGAAGTCATGGTCATGGTGGACGCGCTGCGCCGGGCCTCGGCCGGCCGCATCACCGCCGCCATCCCGTATTTCGGCTATGCCCGGCAGGACCGCCGCCCGCGCTCGGCGCGCGTGGCCATCTCCGCCAAGGTCGTGGCCAACATGCTGCAGGTCGCCGGCGTGGACCGCGTGCTGACCATGGACCTGCACGCGGACCAGATCCAGGGCTTTTTCGATATTCCGGTGGACAACATCTACGCCGGTCCGATCCTGCTGGGCGATCTCTGGCGCCGCAACCTGTCCAACCTGGTGGTCGTGTCGCCGGACATCGGCGGCGTGGTGCGGGCCCGCGCACTGGCCAAGCAGCTGGAAGCGGACCTGGCCATCATCGACAAGCGGCGTCCGCGCGCCAATGTGTCGGAAGTCATGAATATCATCGGCGAAGTCGACGGCCGGACCTGCGTCATCATGGATGACATGGTCGATACCGCCGGCACGCTGTGCAAGGCCGCGCAGGCGCTCAAGGAGCGTGGTGCTGGCGCGGTGTACGCCTACTGTACCCACCCGGTGTTGTCGGGCGGGGCGGCCGAACGTATCGAGGCGTCGGAGCTGGATGAACTGGTCGTCACCGACACCATCCCGTTGTCCGAGCAGGCGCGCGCCGTCGGCAAGATCCGCCAGTTGTCCTGCGCCGGCCTGCTTGGCGAAACCATATTGCGTATATCCAACGCGGAATCGGTCAGCTCGTTGTTCGCCGACTGA
- the ychF gene encoding redox-regulated ATPase YchF → MALQCGIVGLPNVGKSTLFNALTKAGIPAENYPFCTIEPNVGVVEVPDPRLQQLADIVSPERVVPATVEFVDIAGLVAGASQGEGLGNQFLSHIRETNAIVNVVRCFENPNVIHVAGKVDPIADIEVIETELALADLQTAEKALHRHNKTARSGDKEAQRLVTILEKCIAQLNEAKPVRGLDLSAEERALIAPMCFITSKPAMYVGNVNDDGFTDNPLLDRLTEFAKSRNAPVVAICAAIESEIVDLPEEDRVAFLSDMGMEEPGLNRLIRAAFKLLGLQTYFTAGVKEVRAWTVPIGATAPQAAGVIHTDFERGFIRAQTIAFEDFIACKGEQGAKEAGKMRAEGKEYVVQDGDVMNFLFNV, encoded by the coding sequence ATGGCTCTGCAATGCGGCATCGTTGGCTTGCCCAATGTCGGTAAATCGACGCTCTTCAACGCGCTGACCAAGGCCGGCATCCCGGCCGAGAACTATCCCTTCTGCACCATCGAGCCCAATGTGGGCGTGGTGGAAGTGCCGGATCCGCGCCTGCAGCAACTGGCCGATATCGTCTCGCCGGAACGCGTCGTGCCCGCCACGGTGGAATTCGTCGATATCGCGGGCCTGGTGGCAGGCGCCAGCCAGGGCGAAGGGCTGGGCAACCAGTTCCTGTCGCACATCCGCGAAACCAACGCCATCGTCAACGTCGTGCGCTGCTTCGAGAATCCCAACGTGATTCACGTGGCCGGCAAGGTCGACCCCATCGCGGACATCGAGGTCATCGAAACCGAACTTGCACTGGCAGACCTGCAGACCGCCGAAAAGGCCTTGCACCGGCACAACAAGACCGCGCGCTCCGGCGACAAGGAAGCGCAGCGGCTGGTCACCATCCTGGAAAAGTGCATCGCCCAGCTCAACGAGGCCAAGCCCGTGCGCGGCCTGGACCTGTCCGCCGAAGAGCGCGCCCTGATCGCACCCATGTGCTTCATCACCTCCAAGCCGGCCATGTACGTCGGCAACGTCAACGATGATGGCTTCACGGATAACCCGTTGCTGGATCGCTTGACCGAATTCGCCAAGTCGCGCAACGCGCCGGTGGTGGCGATCTGCGCTGCGATCGAGTCGGAGATTGTTGACTTGCCCGAGGAAGACCGCGTGGCGTTCCTGTCCGACATGGGGATGGAAGAGCCGGGGCTGAACCGGCTGATCCGTGCGGCTTTCAAGTTGTTGGGGTTGCAGACTTACTTCACCGCGGGTGTGAAGGAAGTGCGGGCGTGGACGGTGCCGATCGGTGCCACGGCGCCGCAGGCGGCGGGGGTGATCCATACGGATTTCGAGCGCGGGTTCATTCGTGCGCAGACGATCGCGTTCGAGGACTTCATCGCCTGCAAAGGCGAGCAGGGCGCGAAGGAAGCCGGGAAGATGCGGGCTGAGGGGAAAGAGTATGTGGTGCAGGACGGGGATGTGATGAACTTCCTGTTCAACGTCTAA
- a CDS encoding type II CAAX prenyl endopeptidase Rce1 family protein, with protein sequence MTTPSSTRRGIPRLRADIADFWRFLRRPSLRRLAPRRGGPGQRADWLPPVPARRLLAWVAMLWAINLFALGPVAVAVATMGGAHHKLEMGAIPWFTAIVWAPLVEEMLFRYGLRRPAQALWIVPLMIWPLLRGPTAWTGALVVLVLALVVYLQRPGKASPRQWRWEWRRRYVRHYPWILHLAALVFAGMHIGNFYLNNTPLWLTPLLVLPQWLTGLVLSWMRTRRGIGTSIAMHAMFNAGPVLVVLALLKWAPELVS encoded by the coding sequence ATGACGACGCCGTCCTCCACACGCCGCGGTATTCCGCGCCTGCGCGCCGACATCGCGGATTTCTGGCGTTTCCTGCGCCGTCCCAGCCTGCGCAGGCTGGCGCCGCGACGCGGCGGCCCCGGCCAGCGCGCGGACTGGCTGCCGCCCGTACCGGCGCGCCGCCTGCTGGCCTGGGTCGCCATGCTGTGGGCCATCAACCTGTTCGCGCTGGGGCCGGTGGCCGTCGCCGTGGCGACGATGGGCGGGGCGCACCACAAGCTGGAGATGGGCGCCATCCCGTGGTTCACCGCCATCGTATGGGCGCCGCTGGTCGAGGAAATGCTGTTCCGCTATGGCCTGCGGCGGCCGGCGCAGGCCCTGTGGATCGTCCCCCTGATGATCTGGCCCTTGCTGCGCGGGCCGACCGCGTGGACGGGCGCGCTGGTCGTGCTGGTGCTGGCCCTGGTCGTGTACCTGCAACGGCCGGGCAAGGCCTCGCCGCGGCAGTGGCGCTGGGAATGGCGCCGACGGTATGTGCGCCACTACCCCTGGATCCTGCACCTGGCCGCGCTGGTGTTCGCCGGCATGCACATCGGCAACTTCTACCTGAACAATACGCCGCTGTGGCTGACGCCCCTGCTGGTCCTGCCGCAGTGGCTGACGGGGCTGGTGCTGAGCTGGATGCGCACGCGGCGCGGCATCGGCACATCCATCGCCATGCACGCCATGTTCAATGCCGGCCCGGTGCTGGTCGTGCTGGCTTTGTTGAAGTGGGCGCCGGAGCTGGTGTCGTGA
- the pth gene encoding aminoacyl-tRNA hydrolase, translated as MPAPIRLIVGLGNPGPEYETTRHNAGFWLADHVADDLRASFAMEKGFFGFVAKARHAGENVVLLKPMTYMNRSGQSVGAVARFFKFTPEQVLVLHDELDLMPGQVKLKQGGGHAGHNGLRDIQAALGSPAFWRLRIGIGHPRTLNLAQQVADFVLHPPRHDEMTGIEAVITRCRAIMPQLLDGEFTRATQQLHRDNEA; from the coding sequence ATGCCCGCACCCATACGCCTGATCGTCGGACTGGGAAACCCCGGTCCCGAATACGAAACCACCCGCCATAACGCCGGGTTCTGGCTGGCCGACCACGTCGCCGACGACCTGCGCGCCAGCTTCGCGATGGAAAAGGGCTTTTTCGGTTTCGTGGCCAAGGCGCGCCATGCCGGCGAGAACGTCGTCCTGCTCAAGCCCATGACCTATATGAACCGTTCCGGCCAGTCCGTCGGCGCGGTGGCGCGGTTCTTCAAGTTCACGCCGGAGCAGGTGCTGGTGCTGCACGACGAACTGGATTTGATGCCGGGCCAGGTCAAGCTCAAGCAGGGCGGCGGCCACGCCGGTCACAACGGCCTGCGCGATATCCAGGCCGCGCTGGGCAGCCCGGCCTTCTGGCGCCTGCGCATCGGCATCGGCCACCCGCGCACCCTGAACCTGGCCCAGCAGGTGGCGGACTTCGTGCTGCATCCGCCGCGCCATGACGAGATGACGGGCATCGAAGCCGTCATCACCCGCTGCCGCGCCATCATGCCGCAGTTGCTGGACGGCGAGTTCACCCGCGCCACGCAGCAATTGCATCGCGACAACGAAGCATGA
- a CDS encoding 50S ribosomal protein L25/general stress protein Ctc, protein MKFNATARSVQGSSASRRLRRAGRVPAIVYGAGSQPLNIELDHNEIYHALRKEEFHSSILDMQVEGGKGEQVLLRSVQWHAYKPQVLHVDFQRVDASKVLHTKVPLHFINAEVSPAVKLSAAIITHVMTELEIACLPSDLPQFLEVDLSKLLGGASIHLSDIKLPKGVTYLSHGGDANPVLASALLKGGAQEDGGEAAEGDATPAA, encoded by the coding sequence ATGAAATTCAACGCCACTGCGCGTAGCGTCCAGGGTTCGAGTGCGAGCCGCCGCCTGCGCCGCGCGGGCCGGGTTCCCGCCATCGTTTACGGTGCCGGCAGCCAGCCTCTGAACATCGAACTCGACCACAACGAGATCTACCACGCCTTGCGCAAGGAAGAGTTCCACTCCTCCATCCTCGATATGCAAGTCGAGGGCGGCAAGGGCGAACAGGTGCTGCTGCGCTCCGTTCAATGGCATGCCTACAAGCCGCAAGTCCTGCACGTCGACTTCCAGCGCGTCGATGCCAGCAAAGTGCTGCACACCAAGGTGCCGCTGCACTTCATCAACGCTGAAGTCTCGCCGGCCGTCAAGCTCAGCGCCGCCATCATCACCCACGTGATGACGGAACTGGAAATCGCCTGCCTGCCGTCCGACCTGCCGCAGTTCCTGGAAGTGGACCTGAGCAAGCTGCTCGGCGGCGCCTCCATACACCTGTCCGACATCAAGCTGCCCAAGGGTGTGACCTACCTGTCGCACGGTGGCGATGCCAACCCCGTCCTGGCTTCCGCCCTGCTCAAGGGTGGCGCCCAGGAAGACGGTGGCGAAGCCGCTGAAGGCGACGCGACGCCCGCCGCCTGA
- the ispE gene encoding 4-(cytidine 5'-diphospho)-2-C-methyl-D-erythritol kinase: MKLYDVPAPAKLNLFLHVVGRRADGYHLLQTVFRFIGLSDTLHFESRDDGAIVRVDPLPDVPADTDLTVRAARALQAATGTRRGVSIALEKRIPMGGGLGGGSSDAATTLIALNRLWNTGLSRAELMRLALPLGADVPVFVFGQSAFAEGIGDVLTAVDLPARAYLVAQPDASVPTPAVFGDPDLTRDTPCITIADFLASSLSGGFFGRNDLEPVVHRRFPEVFRAAQWLAAGDRGIDVRMSGSGACLFAEFADMQAAVLAERKIAATMRVAGRMPDTSQAMQEPPARFRLVQASPGLIEHPLRHWTAS; encoded by the coding sequence GTGAAGCTGTACGACGTCCCGGCGCCCGCCAAGCTGAATCTTTTCCTGCACGTGGTGGGGCGCCGCGCGGACGGCTATCACCTGCTGCAGACCGTCTTCCGTTTCATCGGCCTGAGCGACACCCTGCATTTCGAATCGCGCGACGACGGCGCCATCGTGCGCGTCGATCCGCTGCCCGATGTGCCCGCCGATACCGATCTGACGGTACGCGCGGCGCGCGCGCTGCAGGCGGCCACCGGCACACGGCGGGGCGTTTCCATCGCGCTGGAAAAGCGCATCCCGATGGGCGGCGGCCTGGGGGGCGGCTCCAGTGACGCGGCGACGACGCTGATCGCCTTGAACCGCCTCTGGAATACGGGCTTGTCGCGGGCCGAGCTGATGCGCCTGGCCTTGCCGCTGGGAGCCGATGTGCCCGTCTTCGTCTTCGGCCAATCGGCCTTCGCCGAGGGCATCGGCGATGTGCTGACCGCGGTGGATCTGCCGGCGCGCGCCTACCTGGTTGCGCAGCCCGATGCCAGCGTGCCCACGCCAGCTGTATTCGGCGATCCCGATTTGACAAGGGATACGCCGTGTATCACAATAGCGGACTTTCTTGCTTCGTCACTTTCCGGCGGCTTTTTTGGCCGGAATGACCTCGAACCGGTGGTGCATCGGCGTTTCCCGGAAGTCTTTCGGGCCGCGCAATGGCTCGCAGCGGGGGATCGGGGAATCGATGTGCGGATGTCCGGTTCCGGCGCCTGTCTGTTCGCCGAGTTCGCCGACATGCAAGCCGCGGTTTTGGCGGAGCGGAAAATAGCCGCTACAATGCGCGTCGCCGGTAGAATGCCGGATACGTCGCAGGCAATGCAAGAACCGCCAGCGCGGTTCCGGTTGGTGCAGGCAAGTCCTGGGTTGATCGAGCATCCGTTGCGGCACTGGACTGCTAGCTAG
- a CDS encoding DUF4160 domain-containing protein encodes MYAGDHLPPHFHVRMNDGREALIVIETMAVLSGAIKPRELVEALAWARNNSAALMQRWRELNP; translated from the coding sequence ATGTATGCTGGCGATCACCTACCGCCGCACTTCCATGTCCGGATGAACGACGGTCGAGAGGCGCTGATCGTTATCGAAACCATGGCCGTCCTGTCCGGCGCGATCAAGCCGCGTGAGTTGGTCGAGGCGCTCGCTTGGGCGCGTAACAATAGCGCCGCGTTGATGCAGAGGTGGCGGGAGTTGAACCCATGA